From Cucumis melo cultivar AY chromosome 3, USDA_Cmelo_AY_1.0, whole genome shotgun sequence:
ATTAcactttggaaaaaaaaaaaaaggaaaaataatgtTTTATGGGAAAACACTTGGATAAAGTGCATTCTATTCTAAACCATCTTTTAATCTATTCAAACAGACCATTAATCTCAACCATTGTAATTAAGAGAATAGAACTAAACATCAAAGTGATTTCTCATTGCCACTTTTGACAAACGAATGTTTTTTGAAGTACTTATTGCTAAAATTACCAAGTATTAcccttccaaaaaaaaaaaaaaaaaaagtactacCAAACAGTACCAAACAAAGTGTGGAGGAGGGATCACAATTTACAGATTGTTTGGCACTAATGTTACTTACCACCGATTATGTTGAGATTCCCTAGTCCTACTTCAGTCCCATTCAGAATCCCAAAGCAAACATTGCCATATTTCTGAAGAACAACTTGTTAAAAACATAATTTATAAAGCAGAAACCAGCAAATAATCCAAGATTGAGTTGTATACTCACAGTTATGATGAGATAAGCTTCTGGAGCCAGTTGAATTTGAGCTTTCTTAGTTTTTGTAAAGCGTAATGCCAAGGGATTGAAGTATTTTTTAACATCATGCAACGACTTGAAAGGACGGGGGCCTTTCCAGCATACTGGAAGAGATTTATCCTCCGGAGCATCTTCCAGTGGTTTTCCTCTCAAATTGTTCCTTACCtgaggtaaaaaaaaaaatctcataacATTACAATGTCACACATGTGTGTTGCCTAAGGAAACAGTTCATTTTCTCAGTTTTTACCAGAGCAAGAATGGAATTGTAAGCTTGAGAGTTGAAGTAAGTGTAAGAGCTCCCACTATCAAAAACTAATGTAAGATCCTTGATCCCAGTAGCTTTTCCACCGAAATAGACTTCTGCAGGTCCAGAAGAGTAGTAACCTCTGCGATGAGATTGGATATCATACAAATCTTCAGTTACATGTGTGGTAAAAAGATAACACGATATTAAAGGGCTACTCACCCTATGGATTCATGTGACATACTTGTCCACGTTACTCCCGAAGAAGGGACGAGTTCAtcaccaaaaaataaaaatccacCTTCTTCACTAAGACAGTGACCTACAACGTTTCTCACTACACCCATGTTACTTAGTTGCGAGATAAAGCTAACTTCACCATTCCCAAGGCCAAGAACTCCAGCTGTAGGAGGAGGTGAGTCTGGAACAGAATATTTATGTTCATATCCACATCTGCAGACAACAGGTTAAAAGATATATCCTCACAATTTAATACTATAGAAGCTAAATCAATTTCACTATGTTTTATACAATCCCTTGGGTAAAGGCAGTTCTTTGTAACTATTTACTTAAAAAGCAAAATGGAAACCCTGGTGATTGTGGCGCTGATTTATTAGGATTGTAAGCATGATAACAGTCTATCAGGAGATATATATCGATACAACTCACCCAAACGCTATACGAGGAGTAGCAAGAGAACCATTAGTGAGTTTCAAGGGAACATGATCATTGACCAACACACCCAGAGACGACCCATGGTCAGCATACTCAATTTCATACTGACACTGGTCATCAGCGGACTTGCAGTGGTGGTTGGTTATCGGGTGGAGTGAGATACACAGTGGTTCGAAACAGTTCAAAGCATTGTTGTTGGGTTTATATAACTGTTCACGAGGCTGCAGATGCATGTAAAATTCATAAGAACGTTAGAGCGAAAGAGAACAAACATCAAATTGGTCATCGTTATCATCCAATCCACTAACCTTTGTGCAGTCTGTACAAGGGGCATCACATTGAACCCAAGTGAGATCACTGCCCGAGTCGATATCAAATTCAAAAGCCTCATCTCCTTTGCCAATATTAATAGACACAGAGTAATAACTACAGATATCCAAAAGAATTTACAAGGAGTTAACACAAATGCAATGATAAGCAAACAATAAACACGCAAACAAATCAAACAACGGAAAATTCATGGAAAAACTGCATAAACATTTTAAACAGCCGATAAGAAACATCCGATTGAAAAACTTCCCAGTAACAGAACTTTACAAATTTCGAAATGAATGGAAAGTAAAGTACTAAACATTGTAATTTATGTTAAATTAATCGCCCCATCAACTAAAGTATTCTTGAACAAGAAAGACGCAAAAGAAATGCTAGAAAGAATCATTGAATGAACATAAATT
This genomic window contains:
- the LOC103504073 gene encoding aspartic proteinase Asp1 isoform X1, which gives rise to MTTITSFFFFLLGLSSIFPVSFSTNILSLGKKNSDRLLSSVVFPLKGNVYPLGYYSVSINIGKGDEAFEFDIDSGSDLTWVQCDAPCTDCTKPREQLYKPNNNALNCFEPLCISLHPITNHHCKSADDQCQYEIEYADHGSSLGVLVNDHVPLKLTNGSLATPRIAFGCGYEHKYSVPDSPPPTAGVLGLGNGEVSFISQLSNMGVVRNVVGHCLSEEGGFLFFGDELVPSSGVTWTSMSHESIGGYYSSGPAEVYFGGKATGIKDLTLVFDSGSSYTYFNSQAYNSILALVRNNLRGKPLEDAPEDKSLPVCWKGPRPFKSLHDVKKYFNPLALRFTKTKKAQIQLAPEAYLIITKYGNVCFGILNGTEVGLGNLNIIGDISLKDKMVIYDNERRQIGWFPTNCNKFKKEGQSLCQPEGLFSILTENYQGYIRKIF
- the LOC103504073 gene encoding aspartic proteinase Asp1 isoform X2 → MTTITSFFFFLLGLSSIFPVSFSTNILSLGKKNSDRLLSSVVFPLKGNVYPLGYYSVSINIGKGDEAFEFDIDSGSDLTWVQCDAPCTDCTKPREQLYKPNNNALNCFEPLCISLHPITNHHCKSADDQCQYEIEYADHGSSLGVLVNDHVPLKLTNGSLATPRIAFGCGYEHKYSVPDSPPPTAGVLGLGNGEVSFISQLSNMGVVRNVVGHCLSEEGGFLFFGDELVPSSGVTWTSMSHESIGGYYSSGPAEVYFGGKATGIKDLTLVFDSGSSYTYFNSQAYNSILALVRNNLRGKPLEDAPEDKSLPVCWKGPRPFKSLHDVKKYFNPLALRFTKTKKAQIQLAPEAYLIITTSL